The Raphanus sativus cultivar WK10039 unplaced genomic scaffold, ASM80110v3 Scaffold1756, whole genome shotgun sequence genome has a window encoding:
- the LOC130504719 gene encoding uncharacterized protein LOC130504719, translated as MDWEKRLEYIFECYGYGEHKKVALAAAQLTENAIAWWDRNVAERRRNRFGAVTTWADMKYLLRSVEEYFEEFEKLMNSLELEESEEALMAQFIDGLQERISRKVEKQIKRKTTTSRSRNPQPWTSNVNKPSDKGKAVEIDSRFKSKNDDSNKGPRQDQNKGTNNQRARDVTCFRCQGRGHMARECPNQRVMTITTNGDYESQDEAEMEAMDSGEEVEYPDTGELLVTRRVTEQAKISFSIGKYQDEVVCDVVPMQAGHILLGRPWQFDRATFHNGRTNYYSFKFKDRKYNLAPLNPSEVHELQAKMNKEDQTLSAQGTVLLMVLKECLSIGSSNTQLPKQAHAVLDKFQDLFPEEIPAGLPPIRGIEHQIDLVPGSALPNKPAYRMNPEETKELEKQVQDLMDKGYIRESLSPCAVPVLLVPKKDGSWRIKSLDEHLNHLELVLLTLRKEGLYANLKKCTFCTDQLVFLGFVVSKQGLQVDEEKIKAIQEWPLPTSIAHVRSFHGLASFYRRFYKKGKENVVADALSRRHALITTMDAKVLGFEHIKEL; from the exons ATGGATTGGGAGAAGCGCTTAGAGTATATCTTTGAGTGTTATGGCTATGGAGAACACAAGAAGGTTGCCCTAGCCGCTGCTCAACTCACCGAGAATGCAATTGCTTGGTGGGACAGGAATGTAGCTGAGAGGAGAAGAAACCGCTTTGGAGCAGTCACAACTTGGGCTGACATGAAATATCTTCTAAG GTCAGTAGAAgaatactttgaagagtttgagaagtTGATGAACTCACTGGAATTAGAAGAATCTGAGGAAGCATTGATGGCTCAATTCATTGATGGACTTCAAGAGCGTATCTCCAGGAAG GTTGAGAAACAAATCAAGCGTAAGACCACCACTAGTAGGTCTAGAAACCCACAACCTTGGACTTCTAATGTCAATAAACCAAGTGACAAAGGTAAAGCTGTAGAGATTGATTCTCGGTTCAAGAGTAAGAATGATGATTCAAACAAAGGTCCtagacaagatcaaaacaaaggtACTAACAATCAACGAGCTAGAGATGTTACTTGTTTTAGATGTCAGGGGCGAGGTCATATGGCTAGGGAATGTCCAAACCAGCGAGTCATGACTATCACCACCAATGGAGACTATGAGTCTCAAGATGAAGCCGagatggaagcaatggactCTGGAGAAGAGGTAGAGTATCCGGATACTGGAGAGTTGTTGGTCACTCGGAGA GTCACTGAGCAAGCAAAGATATCTTTTAGTATTGGTAAGTACCAAGATGAAGTAGTGTGTGATGTGGTACCAATGCAAGCCGGACACATCTTGTTGggaaggccttggcaatttgatcGAGCCACAttccacaatggacgcaccaactactattcTTTCAAGTTCAAAGACCGCAAGTACAACCTAGCACCACTCAACCCATCTGAGGTACACGAGCTACAAGCTAAGATGAACAAGGAAGATCAG ACCTTGAGTGCTCAAGGCACTGTACTACTAATGGTTTTAAAAGAGTGTTTAAGTATAGGAAGCTCAAATACACAACTTCCTAAACAAGCTCACGCCGTGCTAGACAAGTTTCAAGACTTGTTCCCTGAAGAGATACCAGCTGGACTGCCTCCAATAAGAGGGATTGAGCACCAAATTGATCTCGTTCCAGGTtctgctttgccaaacaaaccagcctATAGGATGAATCCGGAGGAGACCAAAGAGTTAGAGAAGCAAGTTCAAGACCTGATGGATAAAGGATACATCCGAGagagtctaagtccttgtgctgtGCCGGTTCTCTTAGTTCCCAAGaaggatggatcatggaggat TAAGAGCTTAGATGAACATCTTAATCATCTAGAACTTGTTTTGCTTACACTTCGGAAGGAaggtttatatgccaacctaaagaagtgcacATTTTGTACTGACCAGCTTGTTTTCTTAGGCTTTGTAGTGAGTAAACAGGGTCTAcaagtggatgaagagaagatcaaagccatacaagagtggcctctTCCAACGTCTATTGCACATGTTAGGAGCTTCCATGGTTTGGCTAGTTTCTACAGGCGCTTT